From a region of the Gottschalkia purinilytica genome:
- the murD gene encoding UDP-N-acetylmuramoyl-L-alanine--D-glutamate ligase, protein MNLKDKNILVLGLAVSGVSTSKALSKLGANVIVTDMKKEEELKEYIEELKDIHITYVLGSNDVDLEKIDLIIKSPGIPLDIPIIKNAESKGIEVITDIELSYRISKNRFIAITGTNGKTTTTSLTGEIFKKAGFGTHVTGNIGVGILWEVVNSHDDDVFIIEASSFQLDSTKKFKPKVSLITNITPDHLNWHKTIENYIKAKQKVFRNQDKDDFTILNYDDHILRSMEKYTSGNLIFFSSSNVLSKGVYVKDNYIVVNDGKNIKNVISLDHIKIPGKHNLENALSAVAIAWVMGVSIDVISDVLMNFEGVEHRLEFVDEIKKVRYFNDSKGTNPDASIKAIEAINSPIILIAGGMDKGGSFDDFVDSFDNKVKALILIGETAEKIKNTAINKKFSNIYIVETIQEAVQKSFEISNEGDNVLLSPACASWDMFESYEERGRVFKKEVKLLREA, encoded by the coding sequence ATGAACTTAAAAGATAAAAATATACTTGTACTAGGATTAGCTGTAAGTGGTGTGTCCACGTCTAAAGCTCTAAGTAAGCTAGGAGCTAATGTAATAGTAACAGATATGAAGAAAGAAGAAGAACTTAAAGAGTATATAGAGGAATTAAAAGATATACATATTACGTATGTATTAGGTAGTAATGATGTAGATTTAGAAAAAATTGACTTAATAATAAAAAGTCCAGGAATTCCATTGGATATTCCTATAATAAAAAATGCAGAGAGCAAAGGAATAGAAGTTATAACTGATATTGAATTGTCATACAGAATTTCTAAAAATAGATTTATAGCTATAACAGGGACTAATGGTAAAACAACAACAACTTCTCTTACTGGAGAGATATTTAAAAAAGCAGGATTTGGTACACATGTTACAGGAAACATTGGAGTAGGAATATTATGGGAAGTTGTTAATTCTCATGATGATGATGTTTTTATTATAGAAGCTAGTAGTTTTCAATTAGATAGCACAAAAAAGTTTAAGCCAAAAGTTAGCTTAATAACAAATATAACTCCAGATCATTTAAATTGGCATAAAACTATTGAAAACTATATTAAAGCTAAACAAAAAGTATTTCGAAATCAAGATAAAGATGATTTTACCATATTAAACTATGATGATCATATACTTAGATCTATGGAAAAATATACTAGTGGTAATTTGATATTTTTTAGCTCGAGTAATGTTTTAAGCAAAGGTGTTTATGTAAAAGATAATTATATAGTTGTGAATGATGGAAAAAATATTAAAAATGTAATATCTTTAGACCATATAAAAATTCCAGGAAAACATAATTTAGAGAATGCATTATCAGCAGTAGCTATTGCCTGGGTAATGGGAGTTAGTATAGATGTGATATCAGATGTGCTAATGAACTTTGAGGGAGTAGAACATAGATTAGAATTTGTAGACGAAATAAAAAAAGTAAGATATTTCAATGATTCTAAAGGAACTAATCCAGATGCTTCTATAAAAGCTATAGAAGCTATAAATAGCCCTATAATTCTTATAGCTGGTGGAATGGATAAAGGTGGAAGTTTTGATGACTTTGTAGATAGCTTTGATAATAAAGTTAAAGCTCTAATTTTAATAGGGGAAACAGCAGAAAAAATAAAAAATACAGCAATAAACAAAAAATTTAGCAATATATATATAGTAGAAACTATTCAAGAAGCAGTTCAAAAGTCTTTTGAAATATCAAATGAGGGAGATAATGTGTTACTTTCTCCTGCATGTGCAAGCTGGGATATGTTTGAGAGCTATGAGGAAAGAGGAAGAGTTTTTAAAAAGGAAGTAAAACTGTTAAGGGAGGCCTAA
- the mraY gene encoding phospho-N-acetylmuramoyl-pentapeptide-transferase translates to MSDYKDIIRVIVVSFIITLILGPLLIPALKRLKVGQSIRKEGPKTHYKKSGTPTMGGIIIVIALLITVLTTGLFNQDMKVLILSTIGFGLIGFIDDFIKVVLKRSLGLKAYQKLIGQIALAVILAVYQSNNSILGTKIIVPFINGTIDLGMLYVPFIAFVVVATVNSANLTDGLDGLASGVTLIILSFFSLIALNMGMNSVAIFSAALGGACLGFLKHNSYPAKVFMGDTGSMALGGAVAGIAVLLNLPLIIPIVCGIYFAEALSVIIQVTSFKLTGKRVFLMSPLHHHFEQKGWKETKVVTVFWIVTVVLCLIGVYSLS, encoded by the coding sequence ATGTCAGACTATAAAGATATTATAAGAGTCATAGTAGTTTCTTTCATTATAACTTTAATATTAGGGCCATTATTGATACCAGCTTTGAAAAGACTTAAGGTAGGTCAAAGCATAAGGAAAGAAGGTCCAAAAACACATTATAAAAAAAGTGGAACACCTACTATGGGTGGAATCATAATAGTGATAGCATTATTAATTACTGTATTAACGACTGGATTATTTAATCAAGACATGAAAGTCCTCATTTTGTCAACAATAGGATTTGGACTAATTGGATTTATAGATGATTTTATAAAGGTTGTTTTAAAAAGATCATTAGGATTAAAAGCATATCAAAAACTTATAGGGCAAATTGCCTTAGCTGTTATATTAGCAGTTTATCAATCAAATAATTCAATTTTAGGGACTAAAATAATAGTACCTTTTATAAATGGAACTATAGATTTGGGAATGCTTTACGTGCCTTTTATAGCTTTTGTTGTTGTAGCTACAGTAAATAGTGCTAATTTAACAGATGGACTAGATGGATTAGCATCAGGAGTTACTTTGATAATACTATCATTCTTTAGCTTAATTGCTTTAAATATGGGAATGAACAGTGTCGCAATATTTTCAGCAGCTTTAGGTGGAGCTTGTTTAGGGTTTCTAAAGCATAATTCATATCCTGCGAAGGTTTTTATGGGGGATACTGGTTCTATGGCTCTAGGAGGAGCTGTAGCTGGAATAGCGGTATTATTAAATCTACCACTTATAATACCTATAGTTTGTGGTATATATTTTGCAGAAGCACTTTCAGTTATTATTCAAGTTACTTCTTTTAAATTAACTGGAAAGAGAGTATTTTTAATGAGTCCTTTACATCATCATTTTGAACAAAAAGGATGGAAAGAAACAAAAGTAGTTACAGTTTTTTGGATTGTAACAGTTGTTTTGTGTTTAATAGGAGTATATAGCTTAAGTTAA
- a CDS encoding UDP-N-acetylmuramoyl-L-alanyl-D-glutamate--2,6-diaminopimelate ligase has protein sequence MKLIELIDASNIESSKGNLDINISEVVYDSRMAIKDSLFVAIEGFKVDGHKFIDSAISKGAKAIIVQKDIDVPEGITVIKVKDTRVTLAEVSSKFYKEPSSKLNLIGITGTNAKTTTTYLIKSILETVDEKVGIIGTIGSVIDGKLIKTNNTTPESLELQKTFSMMADANIDSCVMEVSSHALELNRVEYSDFDIGIFTNLSVDHLDYHKTLNNYFEAKTKLFFMTKKYNIINIDDEYGRKIVEKLKDIETPLLTYGVDKKADIYATDIKHHAEGVEFRLNTPIGNTIINMNIPGQFSVYNGLASASCAYAYGISLEDIKKGLNAIEGVKGRFEVVPTNRDFTVIIDFAHTPDALEKVLKSIDEFAEGRKILVFGAGGDRDNSKRAIMGEIAGKYADLSIVTSDNPRTEDPQKIIDDIIKGLKKTNGEYVSIVDRKEAIKYAIENNRSKDVILLAGKGHETYTIIGEKVLPFDEREIVLEVLKDLK, from the coding sequence ATGAAACTAATAGAACTTATAGATGCTAGCAATATTGAAAGTAGTAAAGGAAATTTAGATATTAACATAAGTGAAGTAGTTTACGATTCTAGAATGGCTATAAAAGATAGTTTGTTTGTTGCTATAGAAGGATTTAAAGTAGACGGACATAAGTTTATAGATAGTGCTATATCTAAAGGAGCAAAAGCTATCATAGTTCAAAAAGATATAGATGTTCCGGAAGGTATTACAGTTATAAAAGTAAAAGATACTAGAGTAACTTTGGCGGAGGTTTCTTCTAAATTCTATAAAGAGCCATCTAGTAAGCTAAATCTAATAGGAATAACTGGTACAAATGCTAAAACTACAACTACATATCTTATAAAGTCAATATTAGAAACTGTAGATGAAAAAGTAGGTATTATAGGAACTATAGGTAGTGTTATAGATGGAAAATTAATAAAGACTAATAATACGACTCCAGAATCATTAGAGCTTCAGAAAACTTTCAGTATGATGGCTGATGCAAATATAGATAGTTGTGTAATGGAGGTATCTTCTCATGCACTAGAACTTAATAGAGTAGAATATAGTGACTTTGATATAGGAATATTTACTAATCTTAGTGTTGATCATTTGGATTATCATAAAACTTTAAACAATTACTTTGAAGCGAAAACAAAATTATTCTTTATGACAAAAAAATATAATATTATTAATATAGATGATGAATATGGTAGAAAAATTGTAGAGAAATTAAAAGATATAGAAACACCACTTCTAACTTATGGTGTAGATAAAAAAGCGGATATATATGCTACAGACATAAAGCATCATGCAGAAGGAGTGGAATTTAGACTTAATACACCAATAGGAAATACAATAATAAATATGAATATTCCAGGACAATTTAGTGTATACAATGGATTAGCATCAGCATCATGTGCATATGCGTATGGAATATCACTTGAAGATATTAAAAAGGGCTTAAATGCTATAGAAGGTGTTAAAGGAAGATTCGAAGTTGTACCTACTAATAGGGACTTTACTGTTATAATCGATTTTGCACATACTCCAGATGCTCTTGAAAAGGTCCTAAAATCAATAGATGAATTTGCAGAAGGAAGAAAGATATTAGTATTTGGCGCTGGTGGAGATAGAGATAATTCAAAAAGAGCAATTATGGGTGAAATTGCTGGAAAGTATGCTGACTTATCTATAGTAACATCGGATAATCCTAGAACAGAAGACCCGCAAAAAATAATTGATGACATTATAAAAGGTTTGAAAAAAACAAATGGTGAGTATGTTTCAATAGTAGATAGGAAAGAAGCAATAAAATATGCAATAGAAAATAATAGATCTAAAGACGTAATTTTACTTGCAGGAAAAGGTCATGAAACATATACTATTATTGGAGAAAAAGTACTTCCTTTTGATGAGAGAGAAATTGTACTAGAAGTACTGAAAGATTTAAAATAA
- a CDS encoding stage V sporulation protein D, which produces MSLPTVHTKKRLILALMIISVIIFALIVRIGYLQVVKGEELKKQALEQWTRGIPVKAKRGVIYDRNGKKLAISINKDTVWCRPADVKKSKAKDVAKELAKILDLDENEVYKKITSKQSMVKIKQWIDKEESETLRKAKLSGIEVTDDNKRYYPNGAFASHIIGHTNIDQVGQYGIEKTFNKYLTGIPGKWVKTTDAVGRQLPYDHEKLYEAKDGLGVGLTLDETIQHFAEKAVTEAMVKNKAKNATVIVMEPKTGDILAMASKPDYNPNNPKEPTDEALKKEWEKLSPEDQSKKWYDMWRNFPINDNYEPGSTFKIITTVAGLEENKVTPQSEFYCTGYVTQIKSSHRIKCVRYYNPHGRQTLVEGVENSCNIVFVDIGLRVGKEKMYEYIKAFGFGEPTGISLTGETAGIIPSSAEAIKDVNLATISFGQGIAITPIQLITAVAAVANGGNLMQPRIVKELRDQDGKIVHEYKPEVRRKVISEKTSKTMMEILESVVTNGGGEKAYVPGYRVAGKTGTAQKVADGRYAPGKYIASFIGVAPADDPKLAVLVIIDEPMGQSYYGGTIAAPIAGDVIKESLEYLNVKPKFNAEEKKQNSEKEITVPDLRNKKVKQAGQIILDLGLDYNTDAYYVEGDNKVISQFPSPGTKVNKGSTIDIYVTNTSSSNKNNNNKSENEENLSDEENSSNSD; this is translated from the coding sequence GTGTCACTACCCACTGTTCATACAAAAAAAAGACTTATATTAGCACTAATGATCATATCTGTAATTATATTTGCTCTTATAGTTAGAATAGGATACCTCCAGGTAGTAAAAGGTGAAGAATTAAAGAAACAGGCATTAGAACAATGGACTAGAGGGATTCCTGTAAAAGCTAAAAGAGGTGTAATATATGATAGGAATGGTAAAAAACTAGCTATTAGCATAAATAAAGATACAGTTTGGTGTAGACCTGCTGATGTAAAGAAATCGAAAGCGAAAGATGTGGCTAAAGAATTAGCTAAAATACTAGACCTAGACGAAAATGAAGTTTATAAAAAAATTACTAGTAAACAAAGTATGGTTAAAATAAAGCAATGGATAGATAAAGAAGAAAGTGAAACTTTAAGAAAGGCAAAGTTAAGTGGTATAGAGGTAACAGATGATAATAAAAGGTACTATCCAAACGGTGCATTTGCATCTCATATTATAGGTCATACAAATATAGATCAGGTTGGACAGTACGGTATAGAGAAAACATTTAATAAGTACTTAACAGGGATACCGGGAAAATGGGTAAAGACTACTGATGCAGTAGGAAGGCAGTTACCATATGATCATGAAAAATTATATGAGGCCAAAGATGGATTAGGGGTAGGTCTTACTTTAGATGAAACTATACAACATTTTGCTGAAAAAGCGGTTACAGAAGCAATGGTTAAAAATAAAGCCAAAAATGCTACTGTAATAGTTATGGAACCTAAAACAGGAGATATATTGGCAATGGCATCTAAACCAGACTACAATCCTAATAATCCTAAGGAACCAACAGATGAAGCATTAAAAAAAGAATGGGAAAAATTATCACCAGAAGACCAATCAAAGAAATGGTATGATATGTGGAGAAACTTTCCTATAAATGATAATTATGAGCCAGGATCAACATTTAAAATAATAACTACTGTTGCAGGTCTAGAAGAAAATAAAGTTACACCACAAAGTGAATTTTACTGTACTGGATATGTAACACAAATTAAAAGTTCACATCGAATTAAGTGTGTAAGATACTATAATCCACATGGAAGACAGACACTTGTAGAAGGTGTTGAGAATTCATGTAATATAGTGTTTGTAGATATAGGACTAAGAGTTGGAAAAGAAAAAATGTATGAATATATAAAAGCTTTTGGATTTGGAGAGCCAACAGGAATATCGTTGACAGGTGAGACAGCTGGAATTATACCTTCATCAGCAGAAGCTATTAAGGATGTAAATCTTGCCACAATATCTTTTGGTCAAGGGATAGCAATTACTCCTATTCAACTTATAACAGCTGTAGCTGCTGTTGCAAATGGTGGAAATTTAATGCAGCCTAGAATAGTGAAAGAATTAAGAGATCAAGACGGTAAGATAGTACATGAATATAAGCCAGAAGTAAGAAGAAAAGTTATATCAGAAAAAACTTCTAAAACTATGATGGAAATTTTAGAATCTGTTGTTACAAATGGAGGGGGAGAAAAAGCATATGTTCCTGGGTATAGGGTAGCAGGAAAAACGGGAACGGCACAGAAAGTAGCTGATGGAAGATATGCACCAGGAAAATATATAGCATCTTTTATTGGAGTAGCTCCTGCAGATGATCCAAAGTTAGCAGTACTTGTAATAATAGATGAACCTATGGGTCAATCTTATTATGGTGGTACTATAGCAGCTCCTATAGCTGGAGATGTAATAAAAGAATCATTAGAATATCTTAATGTAAAGCCTAAATTTAATGCAGAAGAAAAGAAACAAAATTCAGAAAAAGAAATCACAGTTCCAGACTTGAGAAATAAGAAAGTAAAACAAGCTGGACAGATTATATTGGATTTAGGTCTAGACTATAACACAGACGCTTATTATGTAGAAGGTGATAATAAAGTTATAAGTCAGTTCCCATCTCCAGGAACCAAAGTCAATAAAGGGTCAACGATAGATATATATGTAACTAATACTAGTAGCAGTAATAAAAATAACAATAATAAAAGTGAAAATGAAGAAAATTTATCAGATGAAGAAAACTCATCAAATTCAGATTAG
- a CDS encoding septum formation initiator family protein yields the protein MLVAKKEHHSYTKHKTKRKKVIKNKNNRKKSNIGVKLKIIFCSAIVFVSCIFLLSRYAYITKIRLDVSKLEKEVVTLNDKKSDLKIELEKIKDSGWIEQQAKEKINMRPAREDQLIYINVSSNDKKSNKQIAENKDSNFFSGIVDKILNMF from the coding sequence TTGTTAGTAGCTAAAAAAGAACACCATTCATATACGAAACATAAAACTAAGCGAAAAAAAGTTATAAAAAATAAAAATAATAGAAAAAAAAGCAACATTGGTGTTAAATTAAAAATTATTTTTTGCTCAGCTATAGTATTTGTATCATGTATATTTTTATTATCAAGATATGCATACATAACAAAAATTAGATTAGATGTATCAAAATTAGAAAAAGAAGTTGTAACATTAAATGATAAAAAGAGTGATTTGAAAATAGAACTTGAAAAGATAAAAGATTCTGGGTGGATAGAACAACAGGCAAAAGAAAAAATAAATATGAGACCGGCTAGGGAAGATCAATTGATATATATCAATGTAAGTAGTAATGATAAGAAATCTAATAAACAGATTGCAGAGAATAAAGACTCTAACTTCTTTAGTGGTATTGTAGATAAAATTTTAAATATGTTTTAG
- the rsmH gene encoding 16S rRNA (cytosine(1402)-N(4))-methyltransferase RsmH, with the protein MNFNHISVLLNECIEGLNIKEDGIYVDGTLGGAGHSKEIVKRLDKGRLIGIDQDSNAIKKASKELDNFMEKVTIVHDNFKNIKNILTNLEIEGVDGILLDLGVSSHQLDEGERGFSYNKDAYLDMRMDTTNELKAWDVVNSYTKDEIERIIKEYGEERWAKRIAEFIVKERSEKTIDTTTELVEVIKKAIPSGARRDGPHPAKRTFQAIRIEVNNELGILKQTIIDACNVLKKQGRICIITFHSLEDRIVKETFKELNLSCICPPEFPICQCNKQREVKIITRKPILPSNEEINNNPRSRSAKLRVAEKL; encoded by the coding sequence TTGAACTTTAATCATATATCTGTTCTTTTAAACGAATGTATAGAAGGACTTAATATTAAAGAAGATGGAATATACGTAGATGGAACGTTAGGTGGTGCTGGTCATTCAAAGGAAATAGTTAAAAGATTAGATAAAGGAAGGCTAATTGGAATAGATCAAGATTCTAATGCTATAAAAAAAGCCAGTAAAGAATTAGATAATTTTATGGAAAAAGTTACTATAGTACATGATAATTTTAAAAATATAAAAAATATACTAACAAATCTTGAAATAGAAGGTGTTGATGGAATACTTTTGGACTTGGGAGTATCATCACATCAATTAGATGAAGGCGAAAGAGGATTTTCATATAATAAAGATGCTTACTTAGATATGAGAATGGATACAACAAATGAATTAAAAGCATGGGACGTTGTTAACAGTTATACTAAGGATGAAATAGAAAGAATAATAAAAGAATATGGCGAGGAAAGATGGGCAAAGAGGATAGCTGAATTTATAGTAAAAGAAAGAAGTGAAAAAACAATAGATACTACCACAGAACTAGTTGAGGTTATAAAAAAGGCTATTCCTAGTGGTGCAAGAAGGGATGGACCACATCCTGCTAAGAGAACTTTTCAAGCTATAAGAATAGAAGTAAATAATGAGCTTGGAATTTTAAAACAGACCATAATAGATGCTTGTAATGTTCTTAAAAAACAAGGAAGAATATGTATAATAACATTTCACTCTCTAGAAGATAGGATAGTTAAGGAAACATTCAAAGAGCTAAATTTAAGCTGTATATGTCCTCCTGAATTTCCAATATGTCAGTGTAATAAGCAAAGAGAAGTGAAAATAATTACTAGAAAGCCAATACTTCCTTCAAATGAAGAAATAAATAATAATCCAAGATCTAGAAGTGCTAAGTTGAGAGTGGCTGAAAAGCTTTAA
- the mraZ gene encoding division/cell wall cluster transcriptional repressor MraZ — MFIGEYQHSLDNKGRIIIPAKFRDELGDNFIITKGLDNCLFIFPKTEWNLFEQKIKSLPLTSKDARAFTRFFFSGAAECELDKQGRVLIPHNLREHSRLDKEAVIIGVSNRVEIWSKEEWDYYNEDESLSYENIAEKMSELGI, encoded by the coding sequence ATGTTTATTGGGGAGTATCAGCACTCTCTTGATAACAAGGGAAGAATTATAATTCCGGCTAAGTTTAGAGATGAACTAGGAGATAACTTCATAATTACAAAGGGACTTGATAATTGTCTATTTATTTTTCCTAAAACAGAATGGAACCTATTTGAACAAAAAATAAAATCACTTCCACTTACAAGTAAAGATGCTAGAGCTTTTACAAGATTCTTTTTTTCTGGCGCGGCTGAATGTGAATTAGACAAACAAGGAAGAGTATTGATTCCACATAACTTAAGAGAACATTCTAGACTTGATAAAGAAGCAGTAATAATAGGAGTATCAAATAGAGTTGAGATATGGAGTAAAGAAGAGTGGGATTATTATAATGAAGATGAAAGTCTAAGTTATGAAAATATTGCAGAAAAAATGAGCGAACTTGGTATATAG
- a CDS encoding aspartyl-phosphate phosphatase Spo0E family protein — MTLNDEIMCLRDKLHQSIKDNDNFDVIYDLSTKLDVLIVTYYSKYKDLCKRKDKMC, encoded by the coding sequence ATGACGCTTAATGACGAAATCATGTGTTTAAGGGACAAGCTTCATCAATCTATTAAAGACAATGACAATTTTGATGTTATTTATGACTTAAGTACAAAGTTAGATGTTCTAATTGTTACGTATTACTCGAAGTACAAAGATTTATGTAAAAGAAAAGATAAAATGTGTTAG
- the lgt gene encoding prolipoprotein diacylglyceryl transferase translates to MDPVAFEIFGLQVRWYGILISLGVLLGTVIAMREAKRRKLNEDIVIDLLIFAIPAAVIGARLYYVIFSWDEYKGDFYSIINTREGGLAIHGALIASVLVAVIFCKVKKLNFWELADIFAPSIILGQAIGRWGNFINQEAHGGPTNLPWGIMINGQKVHPTFLYESLWDFLVFLFLIWYRKDKIKFNGEVFLLYLSLYSLGRFFIEGLRTDSLMFGPIRVAQLISILIILVCGYMIIRNRKKSIKSKME, encoded by the coding sequence ATGGATCCGGTTGCATTTGAAATATTTGGTTTGCAAGTTAGGTGGTATGGCATATTAATATCTTTAGGAGTTCTTTTAGGAACTGTTATAGCTATGAGAGAAGCTAAAAGAAGAAAACTTAATGAAGATATAGTAATAGACTTATTAATATTTGCTATACCAGCTGCTGTAATAGGAGCAAGATTGTACTATGTAATATTCTCATGGGATGAATATAAAGGAGATTTCTACTCTATTATAAATACAAGAGAAGGTGGACTAGCAATTCATGGAGCACTGATTGCATCTGTTTTGGTAGCTGTAATTTTTTGTAAGGTTAAAAAACTTAATTTTTGGGAGTTAGCAGATATATTTGCACCTAGTATTATATTAGGTCAAGCTATAGGAAGATGGGGAAATTTTATAAACCAAGAGGCACATGGTGGACCTACAAATCTCCCTTGGGGAATAATGATTAATGGCCAAAAAGTTCATCCTACATTTTTATATGAGTCTTTATGGGATTTTTTGGTGTTCTTATTTTTAATATGGTATAGAAAAGATAAAATTAAATTTAATGGGGAAGTTTTTCTATTATATTTAAGTCTATATTCTTTAGGAAGGTTTTTCATAGAGGGATTAAGAACTGATAGTCTCATGTTTGGACCTATAAGAGTGGCTCAATTAATTAGTATTTTAATCATATTAGTATGTGGTTACATGATTATAAGAAATAGAAAAAAGTCTATTAAAAGTAAAATGGAATAG
- the yfmH gene encoding EF-P 5-aminopentanol modification-associated protein YfmH, with translation MQPKTIKNNKLKEEFCIKELNNGLKIFYIPKKDYVKQYAIFATKYGSNDNRFVPINESDFIEVPQGIAHFLEHKLFEEPNGNIFDEFSKLGSYVNAYTTFNQTAYLFSCTDKFYENLELLVKFVQNPYFTDENVEKEKGIIEQEIRMYQDTPGWRLYSNCLSGMYVKHPVKIDIAGTVESIRQINKELLYKCYNTFYHPSNMVLVIVGDIDINKALDIIEKNQNIKENTSKEIKRVYEEEPKEINEEIIEESSSISTPIFNIGFKDFDVGYDGKKLVHKEICINMILEMLFGYSSEFFQQLYEEGLINNSFGSQYVAYKDYGHSIIGGESENPKLVLDKIIKYIEEVKSKGLDKDSFNRIKKKFIGYNFEEFNSIESIGNNFASYYFKNFNFLEYANLTENITFPDIEERFVKHFNNNYTLSIVSPKK, from the coding sequence TTGCAACCTAAAACTATAAAAAATAATAAACTTAAAGAAGAGTTTTGTATTAAAGAATTAAATAATGGACTAAAAATATTTTATATACCTAAAAAAGACTATGTAAAACAATACGCTATATTTGCTACCAAATATGGATCAAATGATAATAGATTTGTTCCCATAAATGAATCTGATTTTATAGAGGTACCTCAAGGTATAGCACACTTTTTAGAGCATAAATTATTTGAAGAACCTAATGGTAATATATTTGACGAATTTTCTAAATTAGGATCTTATGTTAATGCTTATACTACATTTAATCAAACTGCATATTTGTTTTCTTGTACAGATAAGTTTTATGAAAATCTTGAACTATTAGTAAAGTTTGTTCAAAATCCTTATTTCACGGATGAAAATGTTGAAAAGGAAAAAGGTATAATAGAGCAAGAAATTAGAATGTATCAAGATACACCAGGATGGAGATTATATTCAAATTGTCTCTCAGGAATGTATGTGAAACATCCTGTAAAAATAGATATAGCAGGAACTGTAGAAAGTATAAGACAAATAAACAAGGAGCTTTTATATAAATGCTACAATACATTTTATCATCCAAGTAATATGGTATTAGTTATTGTTGGCGATATAGATATTAATAAGGCTTTAGATATAATAGAAAAAAATCAGAATATAAAAGAAAATACCAGTAAAGAAATTAAGCGAGTATATGAGGAGGAACCTAAAGAAATAAATGAAGAAATAATAGAAGAGTCATCTAGTATTTCTACTCCAATATTTAATATTGGATTTAAAGACTTTGATGTGGGATATGATGGCAAAAAGCTAGTTCATAAAGAGATATGTATAAATATGATATTAGAGATGTTATTTGGTTATAGCTCAGAATTCTTTCAGCAACTATATGAAGAAGGCTTAATTAATAATAGCTTTGGATCTCAATATGTAGCTTATAAGGACTATGGTCACTCTATTATAGGAGGAGAGTCTGAGAATCCTAAACTTGTATTAGATAAGATTATTAAATATATAGAAGAAGTAAAAAGCAAAGGATTAGATAAAGATAGTTTTAATAGAATTAAGAAAAAGTTTATAGGATATAATTTCGAAGAATTTAATTCTATAGAATCTATAGGTAATAACTTTGCAAGTTACTACTTTAAAAACTTTAATTTTTTAGAATATGCTAATTTGACAGAAAATATAACATTTCCAGACATTGAGGAAAGATTTGTAAAACATTTTAACAATAATTATACATTATCCATAGTTTCTCCTAAAAAGTAG